Part of the Catalinimonas alkaloidigena genome is shown below.
GATTTCTTTGGGGAAGGCGTAGAGCCTCATGATTATCTTGCCTACCAAGAATCCAATATGGCGCAAGCTACCCATTAATGAAATTTTATATTATTGCCGGAGAGCGTTCAGGAGATCTTCATGGTGCTAACCTGATTAAGGCATTAAAAAAAGAGGCCACCGCTACTGCTGATGAGATACATATACGGTGCTGGGGTGGAGATGAGATGCAAAAAGCGGGTGGAGACTTGGTGGTTCATTATCGTGAAATGGCCTTTATGGGCTTTTGGGAGGTTTTTACCAATCTTACAACCATCAGAAAATTTATTCAGCATTGTAAAAAAGACATACTGGAGTTTCAGCCGGATGTCCTTATTCTTATTGATTATGCGGGCTTCAATATGCGCATGGCACGCTTCGCCAAGCAGCATAATATACTCACTTACTACTATATCTCACCCAAACTTTGGGCATGGAATCAGGGAAGGGCAAAAAAAATAAAAGCGAATGTAGACAAGATGTTTGTCATTCTGCCTTTTGAAAAGGAATTCTATCTCAAGTTTGATTACCAGGTGGAATATGTAGGAAATCCACTGTTGGATGCCATCAGAGATTTTAAGCCTCAAAAAGGTTTTCGCCAACAATTTGGTTTGGATGAAAGACCAGTGATAGCAGTTCTTCCGGGAAGTCGTAAGCAGGAAGTGAGCAATATGCTCAAAACCATGTTAGGTTTATCAACCTTTTTTCCGGATTATCAATTCGCAGTAGCAGCGGTAAATAACCTTCCTGATGATATGTACAAGGATGCCAGGCAGCAGGAAAATGTGCACGTCATTGAGGGAAAAACATATGATATTCTTCATCAGGCGCATGCGGCGGTGGTAACTTCAGGTACGGCTACCCTGGAAACTGCTTTGTTTGAAGTGCCACAGCTCATCTGCTATAAAACCAGCTTCATTTCTTACCAGATTGCAAAATCGCTCATTAAAGTACCCTATATAGGACTGGTTAACCTTATTGCCGATGAGGAAATTGTACCGGAACTGATTCAGTCCGACTTCAATACAAGCTCTTTACAAAGTGAGTTGCGTAAAATTGTTGCCGATACCCCTGAAAGGAAGGCACAGCATAATGCATATCAAAGGATCAAAAAATTATTGGGTAATGAAAGAGCCTCGGAGAAAACCGCCAGGCTTATGATGCAAAATCTAAAAGAAGGAAAAGCTGTAAAACAATAGAAAAAGAACGACAATTCAAGCCGTTCTTTTCAGTTGAAAATTGTGTTTCTTTTTTAAGAGTTTCTGGCTTTGTTCATCACATAATTTATGCTTACTTCCGAACCATCCTGTCGTTTACTTTCATCAGCGGCTTCCATAAAAGCATAAATTTCTAAAGTTTCCTGAGGTGATACCGGTGGAGTACCGCTTTCAAAAAACTCTACAATTTTGTAAACAAGCTTCTGATATCCTTCAAATGGACCTAAATTTACGGTTTGTTCAGTCCCAAATGCAATGCCACCATAGTCATGCTTACCGGTTCTGCTGCCTCTAAAGGTTCCGAGACGACCATCATTCCAGGTGCCAACCACAATATCTGTATCAGGAGTAGCAAAACGTTGCACCCTACGACAACCTGTACCCATAACAGTAAATAATATCTCGACGCCATGTATGCCGTACCAGTATAAATCAGGGTGGTGCTCTTCCAGTGAAGCCGGGCTAAAGGTCATGGCACCAGTAACTTCACCAGCTAGTTGTTTGTGTCTCACATCCTGTGCTTTTTGAAGATAGCGTAAAGAAGAAGAAGAGAAGATAGGTGTATTGTATTCTTCAGCTGCTTCATATAAAGCGATCGCATCGTGAAGAGAAGCTGTCACCGGTTTATCCACAAACATCCTTTTGCCAGCTTTGAGTACCTGCAATCCTTGTTCCAGATGAGGACGGCCATCATTGGTTTCCAGCAGTATAAAATCTACTTTTTCCAGCAATTGATCAATAGAATCAACAATTTCTACGCCCAGTGCTTTAACCTCTTCCGTATATTTTGGAATACGCTCCACGCTACTGGGAATATCTTTGCTTCCGTAGGGGTAGGCCGCCACGACCTGATATCCTTTTAGCTTTGAATCCTGTGTTTTGTGATTAAACATTTTGGTGAAAGCCGGGCTATGTGATGTGTCCAGGCCTATGATACCAATTTTCTTTCCTTCTGGGGCAGTGGGCTTTTGATGCATATTAAAGTTGGGTAAACTTATTGATAATCCAGCTACACCGGCCTTTTTCATAAAATCTCTTCTGGTGTCCATTGATAGCAAGCGGTTTATGTATTAAACAGAGGGTGCCCAGCCTTCTTCGTATTCCCGCCCCCAATATTTCATAGCTTCGGGATCGTTGATGATAGCACCATTCGCTGGATTGATTTGCAGGCTTCTGCCGACGCGTTGGGCTACATTCCCCAGGTGGCAGATGTGTACACTTTTGTTAGCATCTTCAATATGGGTCCTGGGCTGAATACCATGTCGGATGGCATCTACAAAATTAATGATATGTGCTTTGTCCAGATCAAAGCCGGGGCCTGAAGTATCCAACGCATCTGAAGTAGATTCGTTGACTTCTTTGACAAGCTTATTTTTAAGGTCAAATACTTTGTATCCATTACCTCCATATATTTCCAGGGTGCCATTTTCGCCATGAAAAGATGCGCCCACATTAGAACCATTTATGCTACGACCGTTACTGCTGCGGCTCTCCCAGAAAATAGATTTACCATAAGGAAACTGATAGGTCACGTTTTGAGTGTCTGGTGTTTCCCAATCATCATGATAATGGTAACGCCCGCCACTGGAATCTACTTTTTCTGGATAATCTACACCCAAGCCCCATCGACAGAGGTCAACGAAATGTGTTCCATTGTTCAATAGTTCTCCTGTTCCCCAATGCCAGCGCCAGTGCCATTCATAGTGTACCAGATTATCTAAGTAAGGACGGCGGGGCGCAGGGCCTTGCCACAAATCAAAATCAAGATGACTGGGAACAGGGACCTGTTTACCATGTCCGATTGAGCCTCTTGTGTTTGCGTACCAGCCTTTAGCAAGGTATACCTCACCTATACTACCGGTATGCAATTCATTGATGGCTTCAATAACATTTGGCCAGGACCTACGCTGATTCCCCATCATAATCACCTTAGCGTGTTTTTTGGCGCATGAAACCAGCATCTCTCCTTCTGCCAGGTTGTGACTGCAAGGTTTTTCTACATAAACGTTTTTCCCTGCCTGCAGTGCTAACATGGCCGCGGGAGCATGCCAATGATCCGGGGCAGCAATGACCAGGGCATCTACTTGAGGATCTTCCAATGCCTTTCTAAAGTCTTTTACACCTTGGGGAGCTTCTTCCTGTCCAGCGTCTTTTGTAGCATCAATGCCTTTTTTGATAGCATTATCATCAACA
Proteins encoded:
- a CDS encoding Gfo/Idh/MocA family protein, translating into MDTRRDFMKKAGVAGLSISLPNFNMHQKPTAPEGKKIGIIGLDTSHSPAFTKMFNHKTQDSKLKGYQVVAAYPYGSKDIPSSVERIPKYTEEVKALGVEIVDSIDQLLEKVDFILLETNDGRPHLEQGLQVLKAGKRMFVDKPVTASLHDAIALYEAAEEYNTPIFSSSSLRYLQKAQDVRHKQLAGEVTGAMTFSPASLEEHHPDLYWYGIHGVEILFTVMGTGCRRVQRFATPDTDIVVGTWNDGRLGTFRGSRTGKHDYGGIAFGTEQTVNLGPFEGYQKLVYKIVEFFESGTPPVSPQETLEIYAFMEAADESKRQDGSEVSINYVMNKARNS
- a CDS encoding Gfo/Idh/MocA family protein translates to MKRRDFLKNTSMSGLGISLSPSPFTYLKTSANEVINVAIMGTNSRGSALARGFAQNPDCRVAYICDVDDNAIKKGIDATKDAGQEEAPQGVKDFRKALEDPQVDALVIAAPDHWHAPAAMLALQAGKNVYVEKPCSHNLAEGEMLVSCAKKHAKVIMMGNQRRSWPNVIEAINELHTGSIGEVYLAKGWYANTRGSIGHGKQVPVPSHLDFDLWQGPAPRRPYLDNLVHYEWHWRWHWGTGELLNNGTHFVDLCRWGLGVDYPEKVDSSGGRYHYHDDWETPDTQNVTYQFPYGKSIFWESRSSNGRSINGSNVGASFHGENGTLEIYGGNGYKVFDLKNKLVKEVNESTSDALDTSGPGFDLDKAHIINFVDAIRHGIQPRTHIEDANKSVHICHLGNVAQRVGRSLQINPANGAIINDPEAMKYWGREYEEGWAPSV
- the lpxB gene encoding lipid-A-disaccharide synthase translates to MKFYIIAGERSGDLHGANLIKALKKEATATADEIHIRCWGGDEMQKAGGDLVVHYREMAFMGFWEVFTNLTTIRKFIQHCKKDILEFQPDVLILIDYAGFNMRMARFAKQHNILTYYYISPKLWAWNQGRAKKIKANVDKMFVILPFEKEFYLKFDYQVEYVGNPLLDAIRDFKPQKGFRQQFGLDERPVIAVLPGSRKQEVSNMLKTMLGLSTFFPDYQFAVAAVNNLPDDMYKDARQQENVHVIEGKTYDILHQAHAAVVTSGTATLETALFEVPQLICYKTSFISYQIAKSLIKVPYIGLVNLIADEEIVPELIQSDFNTSSLQSELRKIVADTPERKAQHNAYQRIKKLLGNERASEKTARLMMQNLKEGKAVKQ